The Oxalobacteraceae bacterium OTU3CINTB1 genome includes a window with the following:
- a CDS encoding PAS domain-containing sensor histidine kinase, translating into MAATVDELQAALARSRANEARYRLLLDNSVDVSWVADCASLRLTWLSAAAERQFGYTLESADTMAAGLLGDLAPRLTRFAGGDASRRRVLREAELVHADGRLLPVEIDSFLILDDAGVPVQVAGVVRDLTARRELAEQQKKFASMLSHEFRTPLSTIDGAVQRLEMTGAHHDEGTRKRYRKIQTAVDRMLAMLDEYLSPERMASIGRARQPDEISPAALLQSVAEQARSRRSRVNLRVEALPQWMRCDPAGIRLCLEILIDNAIKYTDANTPLELMGKIATEGGVEFLVRDGGAGVPAAELEQIFAKAYRGSNAAGVAGSGLGLYMARAIVDVHGGTVTVRNVSESGAEFRIWLPVTTVPGKSLARAGGSSDNSPHTS; encoded by the coding sequence GTGGCGGCCACCGTCGACGAGTTGCAGGCGGCGTTGGCGCGATCGCGGGCGAACGAGGCCCGCTACCGCCTGCTGCTCGACAACAGCGTCGATGTCAGCTGGGTGGCCGATTGCGCCAGCTTGCGGTTGACCTGGCTCAGCGCGGCGGCGGAACGCCAGTTCGGCTATACGCTTGAAAGCGCCGACACCATGGCGGCCGGCCTGCTGGGCGATCTGGCGCCGCGCCTGACGCGCTTTGCCGGCGGCGACGCCAGCCGGCGTCGCGTACTGCGCGAGGCCGAACTTGTGCACGCCGACGGCCGCTTGTTGCCAGTGGAAATAGACTCCTTCCTGATCCTCGACGACGCTGGCGTGCCGGTGCAGGTGGCCGGCGTGGTGCGCGACCTGACGGCGCGCCGCGAACTGGCCGAACAGCAAAAGAAATTCGCCTCGATGCTGTCGCACGAATTCCGCACGCCGCTGTCGACTATCGACGGCGCCGTGCAGCGCCTGGAGATGACCGGCGCCCACCACGACGAAGGCACCCGCAAGCGCTACCGCAAGATACAGACGGCGGTCGACCGTATGTTGGCGATGCTCGACGAATACCTGTCGCCGGAGCGCATGGCCAGCATCGGCCGCGCGCGCCAGCCCGACGAGATCTCGCCGGCGGCGCTGCTGCAATCGGTCGCCGAGCAGGCCCGCAGCCGCCGCAGCCGCGTCAATCTGCGCGTGGAGGCGCTGCCGCAATGGATGCGCTGCGACCCCGCCGGCATCCGACTGTGCCTGGAAATATTGATCGACAATGCCATCAAATACACGGATGCGAATACTCCGTTAGAATTGATGGGCAAAATTGCAACCGAGGGTGGTGTCGAGTTCCTGGTGCGCGATGGCGGCGCCGGCGTGCCGGCGGCCGAGCTGGAGCAAATCTTCGCCAAGGCTTACCGTGGCAGTAACGCTGCCGGCGTGGCGGGATCCGGCCTGGGGCTGTACATGGCGCGCGCCATCGTCGACGTCCACGGCGGCACTGTCACGGTCAGGAATGTTTCTGAAAGCGGCGCGGAATTTCGGATTTGGCTGCCGGTAACTACCGTTCCCGGGAAAAGCCTTGCGCGAGCGGGTGGCAGCAGTGATAATTCCCCGCATACAAGCTGA
- a CDS encoding DEAD/DEAH box helicase, which translates to MDFTRDDATDEVPAKPAAPAAVPAAVPAIPTRLPPPPANQLSYAVATWLQRVDAAAHPKAKLTAPPVDSDPKQTQYRLIYVMAPTSGGRHVALCLYKARLRSNGDVAAATPVSEVFSLLSAPPTFLASGDEDLIRFFVAMRSGQNSQTGSATEPRGKIGAALLQMLAEQDKLLWANSWADVGNGLVYPLKGGVLREANLAWREEGKGLRLGWQVQPPPGARATSNGADQVDYMLPTDPPWYIDNLSCGVLQLNQGGAAIPLADLQALVAQAPLLTANDKMRVSQLLLAHGLQQLMPLPQPLPQRVRDDVKPRPVLTLDSAMLADGSLQRWHDFAVLSFDYDGERVSFDPSQRVVRQKGEVTEIIQRDAGAEEQALALLNERHFQTPAALPLSSVKGGLLLPSQAEWIRFARDGIAALKDAGWKVEKTTKYRYDVMEVGDWYADVTADPADGGRAWFELELGIMVDQERVPLLPVLVQLIRNAPNDFNPKAIASHGDDDQMLATLADGARVALPWARIKPILSTLGELYFSDKIKTSLRMATLDAARLDELARNVELKWNGGDELREMGARLNQFGEVKKVETPAGLQATLRDYQTDGLSWMQFLREYGFAGILADDMGLGKTVQTLAHILIEKEAGRLTAPALVIAPTSLMGNWQEEAARFAPSLRVLLLQGKDRMGQFDQIDEADLVLTTYALLPRDEEKLREHDFHLVILDESHYIKNTRSKAAQSAGLLRARHRLCLSGTPLENHLGELWSQFHFLLPGLLGDEKGFNSVFRHPIERQDDPMRRALLNRRIKPFLLRRTKDNVAKELPPKTEMVRKVELTGAQRDLYETVRLAMDQKVREEIDRKGVARSQIVILEALLKLRQVCCDPRLVKSLPSKKQTAGSAKLIDLMQMVEDLLEENRKILVFSQFTSMLELIEQELEARDIPYALLTGDTKDRSAQVAAFQQGAVPIFLISLKAGGVGLNLTAADTVIHYDPWWNPAAENQATDRAWRIGQDKPVFVYKLIAKGTLEEKIQVLQQKKSDLAQSILAEGESQKMALTQEDLQQIFAPLVE; encoded by the coding sequence ATGGATTTTACCCGCGACGACGCCACCGACGAGGTTCCCGCCAAGCCAGCCGCCCCGGCGGCAGTGCCGGCCGCAGTTCCTGCGATTCCCACGCGCCTGCCGCCGCCGCCGGCGAACCAATTGTCGTACGCGGTGGCCACCTGGCTGCAACGGGTCGACGCCGCCGCGCATCCCAAGGCCAAGCTGACCGCGCCCCCGGTCGATAGCGATCCGAAACAAACCCAGTACCGCCTGATCTACGTGATGGCGCCGACCAGCGGCGGCCGCCACGTGGCGCTGTGCCTGTACAAGGCGCGGTTGCGCTCGAACGGCGACGTCGCCGCCGCCACCCCGGTCAGCGAAGTGTTCTCGCTGCTGTCGGCGCCGCCGACCTTCCTGGCGTCCGGCGACGAGGATTTGATTCGTTTCTTTGTCGCCATGCGCAGCGGCCAGAATTCGCAGACCGGCTCGGCCACCGAGCCGCGCGGCAAGATCGGCGCGGCGCTGCTGCAAATGCTGGCCGAGCAGGATAAATTGCTGTGGGCAAATTCGTGGGCCGACGTCGGCAACGGCCTGGTGTATCCGCTCAAGGGCGGCGTGCTGCGCGAAGCCAACCTGGCCTGGCGCGAAGAGGGCAAGGGCCTGCGTCTGGGCTGGCAGGTGCAGCCGCCGCCGGGCGCGCGCGCAACCAGCAACGGCGCCGACCAGGTCGATTACATGCTGCCGACCGACCCGCCTTGGTACATCGACAACCTGTCCTGCGGCGTGCTGCAACTGAACCAGGGCGGCGCCGCGATTCCGCTGGCCGACCTGCAGGCGCTGGTTGCCCAGGCGCCGCTGCTGACGGCCAACGACAAGATGCGCGTGTCGCAACTGTTGCTGGCGCACGGCCTGCAACAGCTGATGCCGCTGCCGCAGCCGCTGCCGCAGCGGGTGCGCGACGACGTCAAGCCGCGCCCGGTGCTGACCCTGGACTCGGCGATGCTGGCCGACGGCTCCCTGCAACGCTGGCACGATTTCGCCGTGCTGTCGTTCGACTACGACGGCGAGCGCGTCTCCTTCGATCCGTCGCAGCGCGTGGTGCGCCAGAAGGGCGAGGTCACCGAGATCATCCAGCGCGACGCCGGCGCCGAGGAGCAAGCGCTGGCTCTGCTGAACGAGCGCCATTTCCAGACGCCGGCCGCGTTGCCGCTGAGCAGTGTCAAAGGCGGGCTGCTGTTGCCTAGCCAGGCCGAATGGATACGCTTCGCCCGCGACGGCATCGCCGCGCTGAAGGACGCCGGCTGGAAAGTCGAAAAAACCACCAAATACCGCTACGACGTCATGGAAGTGGGCGACTGGTATGCCGACGTCACGGCGGACCCTGCCGACGGCGGCCGCGCCTGGTTCGAACTGGAACTGGGCATCATGGTCGACCAGGAGCGCGTGCCGCTGCTGCCCGTGCTGGTGCAATTGATACGCAACGCGCCCAACGATTTCAATCCGAAGGCCATCGCCAGCCACGGCGACGACGACCAGATGCTGGCCACCCTGGCCGACGGCGCGCGCGTGGCGCTGCCGTGGGCGCGCATCAAGCCGATCCTGTCGACCCTGGGCGAGCTGTATTTCAGCGACAAGATCAAGACCTCGCTGCGCATGGCGACCCTGGACGCCGCGCGCCTGGACGAGCTGGCCCGCAACGTGGAGTTGAAGTGGAACGGCGGCGACGAACTGCGCGAAATGGGCGCGCGCCTGAACCAGTTCGGCGAAGTCAAGAAGGTCGAGACGCCGGCCGGCCTGCAGGCGACCCTGCGCGATTACCAGACCGACGGCCTGTCGTGGATGCAGTTCCTGCGCGAATACGGCTTCGCCGGCATCCTGGCCGATGACATGGGCCTGGGCAAGACGGTGCAAACCCTGGCCCACATCCTGATCGAAAAAGAGGCGGGCCGCCTGACGGCGCCGGCGCTGGTGATCGCGCCGACCAGCCTGATGGGCAACTGGCAGGAGGAGGCGGCCCGATTCGCGCCAAGCCTGCGCGTGCTGCTGTTGCAAGGCAAGGACCGCATGGGCCAGTTCGACCAGATCGACGAGGCCGACCTGGTGCTGACCACCTACGCGCTGTTGCCGCGCGACGAGGAAAAACTGCGCGAGCACGATTTCCACTTGGTGATCCTGGACGAGTCGCACTACATCAAGAACACCCGCTCCAAGGCCGCTCAGAGCGCCGGCCTGCTGCGCGCCCGCCACCGCCTGTGCCTGTCGGGCACGCCGCTGGAAAACCATCTGGGCGAGCTGTGGTCGCAATTCCACTTCCTGCTGCCGGGCCTGCTGGGCGACGAGAAGGGCTTCAACAGCGTGTTCCGCCATCCGATCGAGCGCCAGGACGATCCGATGCGCCGGGCGCTGCTGAACCGCCGCATCAAGCCTTTCCTGTTACGCCGGACCAAGGATAACGTGGCCAAGGAGTTGCCGCCGAAGACCGAGATGGTGCGCAAGGTCGAGCTGACCGGCGCCCAGCGCGACCTGTACGAAACCGTGCGGCTGGCGATGGACCAAAAGGTACGCGAGGAAATCGACCGCAAAGGTGTGGCGCGCAGCCAGATCGTCATCCTCGAGGCGCTGCTCAAGCTGCGCCAGGTGTGTTGCGATCCGCGCCTGGTCAAGTCGCTGCCGTCGAAGAAGCAGACGGCCGGCTCGGCCAAGCTGATCGACCTGATGCAGATGGTCGAGGATTTGCTGGAGGAAAACCGCAAGATCCTGGTGTTCTCGCAGTTCACCAGCATGCTCGAGCTGATCGAGCAAGAGCTCGAGGCGCGCGACATCCCGTACGCGCTGTTGACCGGCGACACCAAGGACCGCAGCGCGCAGGTGGCGGCCTTCCAGCAGGGCGCGGTGCCGATCTTCCTGATCAGCCTGAAGGCCGGCGGCGTCGGCCTGAACCTGACGGCGGCCGACACCGTGATCCATTACGATCCGTGGTGGAACCCGGCGGCCGAGAACCAGGCCACCGACCGCGCCTGGCGCATCGGCCAGGACAAGCCGGTGTTCGTCTACAAGCTGATCGCCAAAGGCACCCTGGAAGAGAAGATCCAGGTGCTGCAGCAGAAAAAATCCGACTTGGCGCAATCGATCCTGGCCGAGGGCGAGTCGCAGAAAATGGCGCTCACGCAAGAGGATCTGCAGCAGATCTTCGCGCCGCTGGTTGAGTAA
- a CDS encoding RNA-binding transcriptional accessory protein, translated as MLPSIEQRLALELAAKPVQVAAAIALLDEGATVPFIARYRKEATGGLDDIQLRLLEERLRYLRELEDRRAAIVASITEQNKMTPALLDAVMHAEDKTRLEDLYLPYKQKRRTKAQIAIEAGLAPLADSLLANPELTPETEATRFLREAFTTADGNNPGVADTKAALDGARQILMERFAEDATLLQSLREYVQEHGIVESKVIEGKQDEGEKFADYFDYSETIGTVPSHRALALMRGRREGILDVTLRLDTEAEKPKWDAPHNPCEGRIAARFGIKNQGRAADKWLADTARWTWRVKSFMHLETELMGALRERSELDAINVFATNLKALLLAAPAGQRATMGLDPGLRTGVKVAVVDATGKVVDTAVIYPHQPKNDWDGSLHILGRLAAKHNVSLISIGNGTASRETDKLAQDLIKQHPDQKMTKIVVSEAGASVYSASEFASRELPDMDVSLRGAVSIARRLQDPLAELVKIDPKSIGVGQYQHDVSQTQLARSLDAVVEDCVNAVGVDVNTASAPLLARVSGLSTSVAQAIVSYRDVKGAFASRAALKSVPRLGDKTFEQAAGFLRVMGGENPLDASAVHPESYPLVEKILGDIKKDIKAVIGETALIKSLNPAKYADDKFGVPTITDILKELEKPGRDPRPEFTTATFKDGVEEIRDLRPDMILEGVVTNVAAFGAFVDIGVHQDGLVHISALSNTFVKDPHTVVKAGQVVKVKVLEVDEKRKRIALTMRMTDSAPQAGAQPQQRSDRTDRKSMGQHQKQTARAEPIGGSMAAAFAKLRG; from the coding sequence ATGCTGCCTTCCATCGAACAACGCCTCGCCCTCGAACTTGCCGCTAAACCGGTCCAGGTCGCCGCCGCCATCGCCCTGCTGGACGAAGGCGCCACCGTGCCCTTCATCGCCCGTTACCGCAAGGAGGCCACCGGCGGACTCGACGACATTCAGCTACGACTGCTCGAAGAACGCCTGCGCTACCTGCGCGAGCTGGAAGACCGCCGCGCCGCCATCGTCGCCTCCATCACCGAGCAGAACAAGATGACGCCGGCCTTATTAGATGCTGTCATGCATGCGGAAGACAAGACCCGGTTGGAAGACTTATATCTTCCGTACAAACAAAAACGCCGCACCAAAGCGCAAATCGCCATCGAAGCGGGCCTCGCGCCGCTGGCCGACAGTCTGCTGGCCAACCCCGAACTGACTCCTGAAACGGAAGCCACCCGCTTCCTGCGCGAAGCCTTCACCACCGCCGACGGCAACAATCCCGGCGTCGCCGACACCAAGGCCGCGCTCGACGGCGCCCGCCAAATCCTGATGGAGCGCTTCGCCGAGGACGCCACCTTGCTGCAGTCGTTGCGCGAGTACGTACAAGAGCATGGCATCGTTGAATCGAAAGTTATTGAAGGAAAGCAAGACGAAGGCGAAAAATTCGCCGATTACTTCGACTATTCGGAGACCATCGGCACCGTGCCGTCGCACCGCGCGCTGGCGCTGATGCGCGGGCGCCGCGAAGGCATCCTCGACGTCACCCTGCGGCTCGACACCGAAGCCGAGAAACCGAAGTGGGACGCGCCGCACAATCCGTGCGAAGGCCGCATCGCCGCCCGCTTCGGCATCAAGAACCAGGGCCGCGCGGCCGACAAATGGCTGGCCGACACGGCGCGCTGGACCTGGCGCGTGAAAAGCTTCATGCACCTGGAGACCGAATTGATGGGTGCGCTGCGCGAGCGTTCCGAGCTTGACGCGATCAACGTCTTCGCCACCAATTTGAAAGCCCTGCTGCTGGCCGCGCCGGCCGGACAGCGCGCCACCATGGGCCTGGACCCGGGCCTGCGCACCGGCGTCAAGGTGGCCGTGGTCGACGCCACCGGCAAGGTGGTCGACACCGCCGTCATCTATCCGCACCAGCCGAAGAACGACTGGGACGGCTCGCTGCACATCCTGGGCCGCCTGGCCGCCAAGCACAACGTCTCCTTGATTTCGATCGGCAATGGCACCGCCTCGCGCGAAACCGACAAGCTGGCGCAGGACCTGATCAAGCAGCATCCGGATCAGAAGATGACCAAGATCGTCGTCTCCGAGGCGGGCGCGTCGGTGTACTCGGCGTCCGAATTCGCCTCGCGCGAGCTGCCGGACATGGACGTGTCGCTGCGCGGCGCCGTCTCGATCGCGCGCCGCCTGCAGGACCCGCTGGCCGAGCTGGTCAAGATCGACCCGAAATCGATCGGCGTCGGCCAGTACCAGCACGACGTCTCGCAAACCCAGCTGGCGCGCTCGCTCGACGCCGTGGTCGAGGATTGCGTCAATGCCGTGGGCGTGGACGTCAACACCGCGTCGGCGCCCCTGCTGGCGCGCGTGTCGGGACTGTCGACGTCGGTGGCGCAGGCCATCGTCTCCTACCGCGACGTCAAGGGCGCTTTCGCCTCGCGCGCCGCGCTCAAATCGGTGCCGCGCCTGGGCGACAAGACCTTCGAGCAGGCGGCCGGCTTCCTGCGCGTGATGGGCGGCGAAAATCCGCTGGACGCCTCGGCGGTGCATCCGGAATCGTATCCGCTGGTCGAAAAAATCCTCGGCGACATCAAAAAGGACATCAAGGCCGTCATCGGCGAGACCGCCTTGATCAAGTCGCTCAACCCGGCCAAGTACGCCGACGACAAGTTCGGCGTCCCGACCATCACCGATATTTTGAAGGAGCTGGAAAAGCCGGGCCGCGATCCGCGTCCCGAGTTCACCACCGCCACCTTCAAGGACGGCGTCGAAGAAATCCGCGACTTGCGTCCCGACATGATCCTCGAAGGCGTGGTCACCAACGTAGCCGCGTTCGGCGCGTTCGTCGACATCGGCGTGCACCAGGACGGCCTGGTGCATATCTCGGCGCTGTCGAACACCTTCGTCAAAGACCCGCACACGGTGGTCAAAGCCGGCCAGGTGGTCAAGGTGAAGGTGCTGGAAGTGGACGAAAAGCGCAAGCGCATCGCGTTGACGATGCGCATGACCGACAGCGCCCCGCAAGCTGGCGCCCAGCCGCAGCAGCGCAGCGACCGCACCGACCGCAAGAGCATGGGCCAGCACCAAAAGCAAACCGCCCGCGCCGAACCGATCGGCGGCAGCATGGCGGCGGCCTTCGCCAAACTGCGCGGCTAA
- the grxD gene encoding Grx4 family monothiol glutaredoxin, with product MSDVQTWIKETVTATPVVLFMKGTAQFPQCGFSGRAIQILKACGVENIATVNVLEDPEVRQGIKDYSNWPTIPQLYVKGEFIGGSDIMNEMFESGELKALLDA from the coding sequence ATGAGCGACGTACAAACCTGGATCAAAGAAACCGTGACCGCCACCCCGGTGGTGCTGTTCATGAAGGGCACCGCCCAGTTCCCGCAATGCGGCTTCTCCGGCCGCGCCATCCAGATCCTGAAAGCCTGCGGCGTCGAAAACATCGCCACCGTCAACGTGCTGGAAGATCCGGAAGTGCGCCAAGGCATCAAGGACTACTCGAACTGGCCGACCATTCCGCAGCTCTACGTTAAAGGCGAGTTCATCGGCGGCTCGGACATCATGAACGAGATGTTCGAGTCCGGCGAGCTGAAAGCCCTGCTGGATGCCTGA
- a CDS encoding UbiX family flavin prenyltransferase has protein sequence MPDRPRRIIIAITGATGAVYGVRLLQHLQHTENVETHLIVSEAAVLTLHQETGLQRKEVESYAHVVHKVRDVGASIASGSFQSDGMIVAPCSMKTLASVAHGLSDNLIARAADVVLKERRRLVLMVRETPFNLAHLRNMTAVTEMGGIIYPPLPGFYHNPQSIAEMVDHTVGRVIDLFGIEHTLTPRWHGMKPASPSNDDGAGPA, from the coding sequence ATGCCTGATCGCCCCCGGCGGATAATCATCGCCATCACCGGCGCCACCGGCGCCGTGTATGGCGTGCGTCTGCTGCAACATTTGCAACATACTGAAAACGTCGAGACGCATCTGATCGTCTCCGAAGCGGCCGTCCTCACCCTGCACCAGGAAACCGGCCTGCAGCGCAAGGAAGTCGAATCGTACGCTCACGTGGTGCACAAGGTGCGCGACGTCGGCGCGTCGATCGCCAGCGGCTCGTTCCAATCGGATGGCATGATCGTCGCGCCCTGCTCGATGAAGACCTTGGCGTCGGTGGCGCATGGCCTGTCGGACAACCTGATCGCGCGCGCGGCCGACGTGGTGCTCAAGGAGCGCCGCCGGCTGGTGCTGATGGTGAGGGAGACGCCGTTCAATCTCGCGCACTTGCGCAACATGACGGCGGTGACGGAGATGGGCGGCATTATCTACCCGCCGCTGCCTGGCTTTTATCATAATCCGCAAAGCATTGCGGAGATGGTGGACCACACCGTGGGCCGCGTCATAGACCTGTTCGGCATCGAGCACACGCTGACCCCGCGCTGGCATGGTATGAAACCAGCCAGCCCGTCCAACGACGATGGCGCCGGTCCCGCCTAG